GTTTGTCGCGATTCTGGCACGCTCTTTGACGGAGCCGTCCTTCTGCGGCTGGGAGCAGGTGCCGAGACAACCCCGGCCTGGGGGCGGCTATGCCAGCGTTTTACTACGGCGACGCGATTAGAGGTAAGCTTTTGGGATATGGGCCTGTCGTTTGGGGCGTGAAACGCTCAGGTCGCGCGGCTGACCACCACTGCGAAAAGCGCGATATACGTAAGCTGGTGCGCGGCCTGATCGAGCCCGAGGTAATACCAAAACCTCGGGTCGATCTCGGTCAGATCCTCTATGCGCACGAGACGCGCCTTGGACCAGTCTATGTGATAATGCAGCGCCACCTCTGCCAGCACGAGACCAAGAGCAAAGTTCCAAGGTAGAGCAAACCATAGCAGGATAGGCAGGCTGAGTATCCCATGCACCCCGGCGTGCACGATACCCGACAGATGCCCATACCTTCCTTTGTTCCGTGCGATCCATGCCGTCTGGAACTGAAAATCGCCAAGGTAATGCTTGATCTGAAACAGGATCAAAAGAAGGCACAGATCAAAAATACTCATCGTGAAAACCTCGGCAATTGCCATGAATGCTGGGCTCTGAACGAACACTCCGTCGGAAACTTGGTTTGATACAATTTGGATCTAACGGTAATTTCCTTAGTCTATCACATCTCGCGGGCATTTGCATCACCGGCGCGGCAAACCCATCGAGACGAGCGTTTCCAGGTCATCCTTGATCCCCGCCACCAGCGCGGGCCATTTTGGAAAGTGAAACCCGTATTTGATTACATCCAACGAGAAATCTGGCCGCACGGTCAAGGCCTGCGCCAAGGCACGCTCTGCCGTGGTCTGATCCCCGGCGCGCAGGGATAGAACAGCATAGGCGGAATGCACAAAGGCCTCCGCCCCAGGATTGCGCGCCGCAGGTTCGAGATACTGGCGCATATTCT
The nucleotide sequence above comes from Roseovarius mucosus. Encoded proteins:
- a CDS encoding DUF3307 domain-containing protein translates to MSIFDLCLLLILFQIKHYLGDFQFQTAWIARNKGRYGHLSGIVHAGVHGILSLPILLWFALPWNFALGLVLAEVALHYHIDWSKARLVRIEDLTEIDPRFWYYLGLDQAAHQLTYIALFAVVVSRAT